Genomic DNA from Fundulus heteroclitus isolate FHET01 unplaced genomic scaffold, MU-UCD_Fhet_4.1 scaffold_49, whole genome shotgun sequence:
aatcaactggtttccttatataggacatttttgaccaatctgtataatctgacccaatctgtataatatgattgaatttgactttgtaaagtgccttgagatgacatgtttcatgatttggcgctatataaataaaattgaattgaattgaattgaacaatacagggaagacagatcatcctctattaccatctaacatagaaagtactcctgggtcaatgtgagcttctgtgctttctgctggaggttctcctccctgttaaaggggagttttcctctccactgtcgcttcatgcatgctcagtatgagggattgctgcaaagccatcaacaatgcagacgactgtccactgtggctctacgctctttcaggaggagtgaatgctgcttggagagacttgatgcaacctgctgggtttccttagagaggaaactttctgaccaacctggaggatctgatggagtccgACTTTGAGAATTGGCGCTATATCAATAAAATGCAATTGAATATGTATATCTATTtgtaaatacatgtatattctcacacacacacacacataagttTTTACAgtctttaacattaaatatgtgCTGTTTATGTGATGTACTATTTAACTGATATGTCATCACTGTTGATGTTAATTAAGTAAAATCCATGTTAACCTTGACACTAACTAGCACAGcaacattcaaataaaatgaCCCTCTCATGTTGGTCATTAGCTATTATCTTTCTctgaacaaacttcttttcGGTCATGCAGATGATCTTTGAGTATTTATGGACAGATGAGGCttaaatattcagtttttgtttctggTGGCAGGAACTCAAAGTCTCTGGTAACctttaagtttttattattccagGTGTTTGGTTGACCCAGCAGCGGCTGCATGGGGCCATCATCTATGTTTTAACTCATGTTGTTGGTCAGGAAAGCAGAGATTATCGCTTTAATCCAGTTCTGTTAACTTGTTTATAATCACCAACATTCAGCAACACGTCAGCCTAGAACACGTCTTCCTTCATGTCTACAGTCTGGATCAGGATCTGGATGAACTGACCCTCCTTTGCTTGGCAGGGGGCCACAGCCAGGGGTCCGATATTCGTCCCTGATTTTTCAAACATGGTCTCTGTGTTGCAGGTCCGGTCTGGGGGGAAGCAAACCCACAAGAGAATAATTACCTGAATAATCATGAAGAACGACGAGACGAGTGGCAGTGAGCGATGGTTTGATGCTGCCTTGCTTCATATAATCTCTAATCATAAAAATACATTCCCAGTAACATTTCTGTTCAGTCATTTTCTCAAATATCACGTTTAATGACTTTCTAGTCTGGCTGTTATTACTTTGTTACATCTGGTTCATTCCTTTCTACATGGTCTTCAGCTTTAGCACGCATCTTATTGCCAGAAAATAGTGCTTCCACTGCTATGTACATCTGTAGCTTTCCACAAAGTGAACAAGCTTATCCTGTTAACTGAgtattaactgaaataaattccaATGTAATACTGTGTTGTCTGTGAATCAATcattttttccatattttctacTCAACAAATAACTTTCAACAACATAAGGTCTGGGATTTTAAACTCTTGTTATTGTTAGAGTTCAAGTAATGATGAGACGGCGCCATTACAAAACCTGCCATCCACCTTATCACATGCTATCTACTGATCATAAAACTACCCTCAGGCTGCCTAAAACACATCATAATCATTTATATTCCCTTTCTATGTTATTTTGGATGTCTTTCATGCAGTACCAcctgaataaacaggaaaaatgaCTAGAGGCAGTGAGCATTGATTTGATGGAGCCCATTTCATAGATATTGTATACATAGATTTCTCATTATGTTCTGGAGCGCATCCTGCAttgccgccatattggatgggtctctcctccTCTAGGAGCAAATTAATTGATCagagtaaaggcagagggagaCACTTTGCCTGTATTTCCTGCAGCTTCTATTTGCAATAACTGGAGATAACTGCTGAAAATACATCATGTGGTGCAGTAATTAAAGCACAAAGTAATTAAAGCATGGATTTATTTACAGATTTAAGGAATATGTCATACcacatgtctgttttttttataaatagtgCAAAACATGGTACTTCAGTATAAAACCACCTATGTATACATTAATATGTAGGTCCAAACATCTCAGCGCTGTCAGTCAGTCTGAGCAGCGGTGGAAAACGTTATTCTCCTCACATTGTAGAATACATAGGTATTTATGCAATACACTGATTAATCTAAAATGTCTACCATGAATTATAATATAGTTTACCATGTAAAGCACACCAAACAGTAATATTAGCAGTTTTAAAgctattttagtttttctctgCATGCTGGGAATGCTCCACCTTGTCCTCCATCTCTGTCCTGCTCACCTTCAGTTCTACATCCTTCAagaaagctgcagcttctctgctGTCTCTGCTCCATCTGCTGTACATCAACATCCCCCCCCCCGCAATAAACCTAATGATGCCCAGGGTTGGAGGTTGACCAACGAGTTAACATCTAAGTTATATTTAAAGTGCAGCCGAATAAAGTAAGGGGAGAAACAGAAGCCTGAATGACCAGTATGGAGGAGGCAATGAGgagaaagatatatatatatatatattttatatatatatatatatatatatatatatatatacatatatatatatatatatatatatatttgtagaaGAACTTACGTGGTGACAGAAAGAGTCGTTAGAGAATGGCTAACATGTATTAGGTAATAGAGGCATCACAGCTTCCAGTTCTCcaaagaaaagtgaaacaaataaaatggaaCGAGAGCAATGAGAGCATTCCCTCTTCTGATGAGTTTATGGATGGGTGCAGTTCTTCCTTCCTAAAAACGAATGTGAAAGAAACTAAAGAGATGTTGGTTTGACTTGCAGAAAAATGCCtgagtcaccccccccccccccccctgttagGACTGAGAATGAAGCAGTGGAGAAGGTCAACAACTTTAGACCTTTAGACTTATACAGGCAACAAACTGACCTTTGACACCTAAGTTGATGCTGTGTTTAAAAAGTCCCACATGTGCTTTTAATTTTACAGGAATTTGTCTAATTTTCATACCAATAGCACTTTTATGTGGatattttattcttgttttatatAATCCATCCTCACCTTTTCCTTTAGTTGTTGCTTTGCCTCCGTCTCCctcagaaacaaaaatagactgCAGGCTATTTTAAGAGTGTGTAGCACAACTGCAGGAATTTTCCTGACTGACCTCAGATCAGAACTCTTGTGCAGCCCCGCTCCATCCTCTGGGactagaacccccccccccctcccccccacccccatggCAGGTAAATCCCTGGGCGTAGGTCCAGCCTGCCTAAACGTGGGAATAACAGGCTCACAATACCTTGGTCTATGCAACTATTGCTCTCCTAAACAAGTGATTAacctgctttgtgtttttttcttcttttttatgtcTGAGTGATTGTTCTTATGGCATAGAGGTTTGTGGTAATACGTACAAAGGTAATCTAGATTCACTtatcaaacttcagaaaaaggCCTTACTAAACATTCATAATGTTGGATTCAGAGATCAAACTAATGCCCATAATGAAAATCAAAGActtaatcaaatttaaaactCTTGCTGTAGTGTACAAAGCAAGCTGTGATCTACTTTCTGGcaatatacaaaaaatgttCAACAGTAGAGAAGAGAACTATAATTTAAGAGGAGAATTAGTGTTGAGAAGAAGTGGTTTCCACACCACACTTAACATGGAATGGGttagatatagaaataaaaaggagtaCCACGCTAAGACAGTTTAAAAgcatgtataaatatgttatctttaaaaaacatttatgtcaCCCAAACATTTAAACCTGATAGCATTTTCGATAATTACTACTAGATATCTTCTTCTTTCTGTACAACGGCCTTCAAAATAAGAGACTCTGTATTTGTGTAACTGTGCTTTGATCTGTAACGCCTCCTTTTATCAAAAGAGCTTATATGTTAAACGTGacataaatattgtaattgggggTAGAAGTTCTCATAAGTTCCTGAACTtctacctactccttttgagcGCTACTAACATGTCTTAACATCTCAATATAAATCTTGCTTGTATTGTTGCTCAAAGAAAttgaaaatactaaaataatgaaaaatataaagTGTATATTTTGAAGGTAAAAGACTTGTTGAATGAAACGGTTCAGTTCAGGATCTGTTCCAGCAGAGcagagctttttttctcccagcaaTGATCAGATGGTTTCACTCTGGATGTGGAtcagctgctggatttcccTGGAAATGAGTCAGACGTGGAGTTTCCAGTAAGGCCAGTTCTCCTCAACATGTCAGTAAAAGGATGATTCAACATGCTGGACGTGAAGAGAGCAGAggaaaagagaaacagagaaaagtGGCTGCATAAAGGCCGGTCAGAGGGTGGAGCCATAGTTTCCATCTGCAGCTCCCTTCATGGACTCAACACAGCGTCACAGTGACCCCTAGTGACTGAAAACAGCAACTACACTGTTAATATTATTccacaaaagtaaaaaacaaacaactggacttgttttccgtagttgaagacgtttcacttcctctccagaaagctttctcaattcaaaaagtctggagtaatgtggagtaccaagctttataccactgcctaacaaaggccttgtaatggcttagataacatgcagattcaacagaaacaggtccacccctcagtaatgggcggtcgttaaagccattaaaccagcagattcaacagaaacaggtccactcctctgtaacgaggagtcgttagggtcgttattggcttggcttaaaggaacaatgttttttgatcacccgaatgaggctGGAATCAACCCTATCACTGTTAAATCCatccattaagccagcagaaaCTGTAATTATTGTAAATAGTCATAATTAgtgaggtattttttttttaccatggtCATCATTTTGTTGAGTTCAGGGTGGTTATGACCTTAGAAAGGAGCCGtgaataaatctgaatattatggaaatgttcatttatttcaggaaCTCATCTCTACGtgaacacattatatatattaattacacacagactgatgttttcaagctttAATTTCTGTTAGTTATTATTTACTGATGCATCATGGTTTCCTTTCACAAAACAAGGATATAAAACTTTTTAATGTAAATCTGCCAGGAGGCATGAATCATTTTAACACATCTGTATCTGAGCTGAGAAgagcttccccacagcatgatgctgccaccaccaggaTTCACCTAGACTGAGGTTAAATGCCTCAGAGCTGGACTCTGGTTCTGGACCAGGAGGCTGTGGAAGGTTGCTCTGGGCTGGGTTGAACCCAGACTATTCCCTCCTCACCAGTGGGTGGCAGTAATGAACCAAATGTCTGTTTCCCTGTTGGGATTTTGCAGTGAAAAGTCTGTTAGGGCCCGGTTCCtgaaccctggtcctcagggcccACGGTCcagcatgttttaggtgttcaTGTAGAAAACAGAATGAGTCAACCCGCCTCAGATTCAGGAAGTAAAACCTTTCAGTCCCTGAATATTTCCTTCCTTAGTCAGTccagaaaaaggtaaaaaacaaatgaatcagTGTCTCCTTAATCAGCAGACAATGATTCATCAGCTACACCTTCGTCCTGCAGAgccacctcctcttcctcattgCCTGAAGGTAGATAAGAAGCCGCTCAGGTTGTCCAGGGGTCAATGAGGGTTTATTTACCGTCAGGACTTCCTCCTCCTTACTGTAACGCTCCCAGTGATAAGCTTAAAGGAACAGTAAGTACTAATCACACCTAGTTGTTACTCACTAATGATTAAACTTTAAAACGGATCACCAGTAAGACATTAAACAGTTACTGCAGGATCAGTTCTCTGCTGGAAGGAAGTTATTCTAGATGTTCTGCCTGTCTGGCTCTGGGGAAGGAGACTAAAAGCAAATCTTCCTCCGTTTATTATCTAACGAGCTGAGATCTGGCTCTGAATCCTCCTGGACTGGTTCAGTTGTTCTCCATCTGCCCCCATCAGCTCACAGTTGtttcctggttctgatccgggtATTTCACGTACGTTTTTGTCCGAGCCTCTTCTCAGCTGCCATGTTGTTATTTAAGAGCCTCAGAAATAAAGTGTTATTGTCAGAAGGTTAGTCTTTCACACCCAGACGTTCCTTTGTCTGTCGATGGTTTCCAGTGAGACGTTCCTCCCAGAATGAGTCAACATCTGGACTTACAGTAAAACCTTTTCATAAgtcataaatcaataaaaagctGCGTTCAGAACAATGACAGTTCTGTTAAAAGTGTGGTAAAATACAACATACAGCGTCTTACGTCGGCTGAGAGGCGACCTtcacttgtgtttgtgttcctGTCAGGAAATATCCTCAGTTTCTCCACATTTACATCTGAAAGCAATCAGCTCTTTATTTTCCACCTGCTGATTCCTGCAGTGATGCATCGTTTCTTCTGCCACATTAATAGTGATGGCTCtattatatacatttatttaaattcattcaGTTCTTTACAGTAACTTAATTTCCCCTGATgtctatttttatatttaataattaagCAACAATTAAACGTTTGGACCAGTTCctctagttctggttctgatgtttcAGAGAAAGACAGAAGCTCCAAACATGATGGATCAAACTGAGACTCATCTTAATAATCCAGAGACGTCAAAGGACAGCAGCTGTCCACTTCCTGGAGACATGGAGGACTGGGATGCAGCTACGAGCAGCTCAGCCAGAGAACAAGGGAAGGAACATTTAACCtgatgtaaattattttattaataaaaagagatttattgttttgtgtttcagtctttaaaaaataaaaaataacacaagGAAGAACTCCAACGAGTACAAACCACCAACTCAGgtttacaaaaataaacctttggtacacacagaaaaaagtgaaacaaatcCAAAGTCCAGCAAAGAAAGCTTTAGAACAGCTTACCAGAACTAAACTTTATCAGCCAGACAACTCAAACGGCTGGAATACCAACCTGAGGTCTGGAGCAAAGCCAAGTTCAAAATCAGACCAACACCCAATCACAGCAGCCCTGACACAGCTGGAGCTCTTCTCTGATTGGAGGAGCCGGATTTGAACCGTCCAATCAGGATTAATTAAGACGCTCTCCTCCTGGGCCTCCTTTGGGTTCCTCGTTTCTGTTGAAGCTGTTTTTCAGAACCATCAGCAGATTCAGGCCATCAGAAGAACCAGAAGACCTCTGGTCCTCTGGAGGTCAGAGGTCCTctggaggtcagaggtcatctGGAGGACATCAGAATCTTCTCAGGCTGTGGCTCATGAACCAGGTGGGTTCTTCCTCTTTTCCGGATCACCAAACCCACAACAGCACACTGAAAAGAAGAACCAGACCAGCTGAAGGTCCGACAGATCCAACCCGGTTTCTTGAAAGCTGGTTCCAACCATCCATGTTCCCTCGGTTCCGGTTCTCCCGGCTCCTGAAGGGATCTGCGGAGGAGAACCAGGTGTGAGCTGCCGGGTAGGAGATGACTGGAGGACAGGAGCGGTTCTGACCCGGAGACAGACGGACTCACCTGGAGATACGTCCAGGTAGATGGTGCTGATGGGCTCAGAGTCCAGATTGGCTCTCTTCCTGATTCTGGTTCCTGCCTGGAAAACCCGACACTCGTACGTTCCCGTGTCATCGGACCTGACGTTGTTCAGAACCAAAGACACGTCTCCGGCCGTCATCGTTCTGTCCTGCAGGTCCACCCGGTTCCTGAAGGACGAATGCTGGTAGAACGGAACCATCTGCTGGTCTCTGTACAGCAGCACATATTCTGACGTCTTCAGGTCGGTTCTGGTCCACTCCACAGCCGTGACGGGTCGGCTGTCAGCGGCCCGGCAGGGCAGCACGATGTTCTGTCCCGGTTCTGCTGTGACGGTCCGCTTCTTCTGATCTGcaggagagagcagagaggctgaAGAACACCAgagtgacaaagttctggtccgATTAACCCGATCATGTTCTGGAAACACTGTCAGTCCAGGTCCGATATGTAACATGAGGCCCAGTTCTTCAGAACATTCCCAGCAGTCCTGGGGATCATCAGGATgttttggtaaatgtgagatgggtctttgtgttcttttgggtCAGCAGAAGTTCTGATCCTGGAAGCCTCCCATGGAGGGtcgtgacctctgaccttaactgagacctgcagaacctgcagagCTCCAGATGTTCCGATGGGTTctggacctcctggatgagtccttGATGAGTTTTTGGAGTGATTCTGGTTGGTGGACCGGTCCAACATGGAGAACCTTGGTTCCCCATGTTGGTTCTCTGGCGTTCCAACGTCTTTAAAGGCTGTCAGAGAGCAGCTGCTTAATGAACTTCTATTCCTGCTTTCTCACAGTTCACTGTTCATTCACCAGTTTCCTCTTTACCCAGATGTTGATTTGGAGACGTTTTACTCTCTTAACGAAGGAAATCACTTAAAGCAGCTTTCTTTAGTCAGATCATCGTTAACAAACAGCAAACTTTCTGAGGCAGAGAAGCAGCTTCAGAGCACGGTCATGACTTCATGGTGCCTTCAGGTCAGCTCGTACACTAGAGTATACGCGCTAAATGACCAGATCCTTTCTCTTCCATCAGCTGTCATTGACAACttgattaattatttttaaataccaccttttaactttgttttctacttttatttatcaaacCTTTGTTTAGTGATGTAACCCTAAACACAACAcgctggaggaggaaaaaacaatGTTAACGACATTCAATCTCTGTAAGAacttaaatgaaacaaataaaaactaaattaagaACAAAATCATGAAACGAACACAGCACCGTTGGAGTAATGTGTGTATTTCTCTTCAACAGGAATTAAAAGCTTTACGTGTTTTAATTCATCACTAAACAAATCAGCTGCAGATAACTTTATCCATtagttttattgaataaaaaataaataataaactggctactttctttttttgaaatccggaattataataaaatgttatcTGAATATTCCAACATTTATCTAAACATCTGTGAACAGAGAAAATAACACCAGAAATGTTCATGTGTGCAAAAAGATCAACTATTACTGGTATTAACATGTTTTCTGTCAACATGTCCCTGAACCTCGGAAACTAAAACGGTCACCAGGTCGTGTTCTTAATCTCCTTCATCAACGACATAAAGTCCTTGTGCTGCAGCTACAAGGCACCATAAACActcattaaaaaacaagaattatATAAATACGTCACAGAACAACAGAagattaaacacattaaaaccagctatttactgaaaaaaagtgttttccaCCTGCTGCATTAGGAGACCTACACAACTAAACACTGATTACTGCTTATTTATTAGCTCTCTGTTGCTAACAAGCAGATTTTATTATGAAAAATTAAGAAGAATAAATCTGGCTGGatatttattcagatttaatcagttaataaaattaaagtgGGAGCAGCTGGAAATGATGGTGAAGATCATTTAGAAGTCTTTAGTTACgttcacatttattttagattcaTTCTGATGTAGTCTAGAGGAGAAGGAGCACTTGAACGCACCATGAAGGAATCACTGTTCCCCCTTTATGGTCACATCACCTGGAAgtttctgctgcagaaccttagaaattatttttaatctcactgttagtttggcaagattttttttatgtccaattttctgtttgttatgttttttaatcttaaagATTTGTTATCTCTTTTCTAtattacttaaataaataaatgtggtttAGTAAAAGGCTAAACAAGGAAATGTAGTTGTATTACACTTACCATCTACAGTTTTATCAGTCAGTCATAAACCAATAATCCGTGTTTAGCAGCAATGTCACAACAATTTCTTCAACagttgttaataataataatactaataataataataataataataataataataataataataatatagtgATGCAGGATGGACAGACAGCTCACCTGTAGATCCAGATGAACAGAGGATCATCaggaaaagcaataaaaactcTGCTGCGGTCATTTTGCGCTCTGAGCTGCTCACAGCAGGCAGGATCCTCTAAATCTGTCTAATCTAAACTAACAGAAGCTTTCTGGCCTCTTGGCTTCAGGGAAATCTAGAATAACACGGAAGTAGAAACTGGAAAAaccaccaaaaaaaattaaaaaccccGCTGTTAATCTCTTGTTCTCCGAAGTAGAGCCCATACCTGAAACACGGATATGGaaagctgtttgtgtattgATTGCCTTTCATGTTTAAACATGTAGCTCTCTGACTCCTCCCTTTGCTTTTCCTGAATTTCCTGTTGATCAGCTTTTGTTGTCCAGTTCAAAAACAATCTCTCTATATCTTCTTCAGCTGGAGGCATATTTTTTCCATCTGGACTGAGAGAGACCAGAAGGACACAAACCACATTATTCTACCTAATTTGGTTTTCTAGCATAAAGATCTCAGCCAAATATGTAAGAATTGCTCTGGAAAAGCCTGGAAGGGCAATTATTTAACTAGTAGCCTAAAAGTCTGACAGCTAGATAACCAGTGTGCATAGCTGTTTATTACCACTTTAAGAAGCTTATTGGTTTGTATTTTTGTGATACCAGCTGTTAAACGATAAAATCTTAAGGGATTTTGGGAGATGTGAAACCTTTGTAACCAAAGCTTAATTAGATGCAGTGAAATCAATGCAACCTTTAAACTGAGATAAAAGCTTCTGAGCAGGAGCTGAAATCCTGATTAAA
This window encodes:
- the LOC118560811 gene encoding hepatitis A virus cellular receptor 2 homolog, which codes for MTAAEFLLLFLMILCSSGSTDQKKRTVTAEPGQNIVLPCRAADSRPVTAVEWTRTDLKTSEYVLLYRDQQMVPFYQHSSFRNRVDLQDRTMTAGDVSLVLNNVRSDDTGTYECRVFQAGTRIRKRANLDSEPISTIYLDVSPDPFRSRENRNRGNMDGWNQLSRNRVGSVGPSAGLVLLFSVLLWVW